One Pyxicephalus adspersus unplaced genomic scaffold, UCB_Pads_2.0 Sca993, whole genome shotgun sequence genomic window, tgggtgatccagcaaatctaaaatggatctggtcaatgattgaaaacatttgctaacaaatagcaaattacttttaagaaactcatcccaggtttgctggatcccccaggttcactgatgaaagtacagGTTCACTGATGTACTACTTGTACAGCCTAGTTGTGTCTTGTATGCCCATGTATAGGAAGCCACACGTATAGCCTAGTTCTAGGGTACACGCAGCTCCTCAGCAACAACAAACCTTTATCCTGCAAGGTACCTGGACTTTAAAACGTTTAGCACTATTGAACGTTTTAGTGACCAGGTCAGCTTTACTTTTTAGGGTAAATGGATGCCATTTATGTGCCTGTTTACCATTATTGGTATAGTTATAGTAAATAGAGTATGGGGTTACCAAACCTTTTGACCAAACTcttacttattgttttttttttttcctctggatgCAGATTTTTACACTAAATACCTACTGCAACATAAACTCTAGACTAGAGaaggattttaaagtaaaaacagagaAGGAGAAAAGGGGAATACATGTTTTGTGATATATCTCATTCAGTATTCTACCAACCTGCACATTTTGGTAGTTGTATTATAAAGCTTCATTTTATACTCATCATTGGCAACAAGAATGAAATTTTCTTTGGTTAAGGGTGGGTACCATACTAAACATTGTGGAACAGCACTCTGGTCTATGCGGTCACTGCTTTCAATGACTAGATTGTCTTTACTGCTCTTCATAAGGTTATATTCTACCTATAAATGTGAAAACCATAAAAgcattagtagtagtaataaaaaGTAGAGAGACATTTATAAAACCAGCACAGGTCAATGTCAATtatctaaaaaccaaaaaaaatggtaCATACTATAAATAAAGTTCATACTGTAGATAATTACAATCAACCTCACACCCATGTATATTACTTAGTATTACATAGAATGTGCCATTGTATAGAATATACCAACCAACATCCGATCCTTTCCAAGGGACACAAGTCTGGGTTCATTGCTATCTAGGTGAATGCCAAACATTATATTCTGTATTGGTTTATAGTGACTTCGATTTCTGGCCAGGTACTCCCATGATGCATATCCATTTTGTTTAGTCAGTTGAAATACTGTTATTGTAAAGTCTTCATCCTAAAACAAAAGGACATGTTGAAAAACATATGTGACCATTCTCTAAGGTTGCTTCATAAAATAACTCATGTGGATgagtttacttttaattttttttaatatcatcaAGATACTGAAGAAAtcctaaaatgtcaaaaataaatagTTTCCTGTTAGCAGAATGTCTAATTGAGTAACTTACCTACTAACAATGAGATGAATAAAGGTTtgtgctttacttttttaatacttttgttgATACTTTAGAATTTATGATCTGTGCTTAGATTCATTTTACCATAACTTTCTATATTACTATACAAATAAATAGGataaagatacaaatgtatcaataCATACAGCTGTAGCAAGATAGCGTATATCATGAGAGAAACAGATATGAATTATTGATCCTCTGGcatatttgaatatttctttagATTCATCTTCCAGAGTCACTGCATCTAGTATATGTACACTTCCATCTGTAAAGCCAGCTGCTAAATAGAAGCCTGTAAATTCAAAAGTGGAAAAGTCAAGATACAAGAGCCTTGATGTACAGCATGACGGTATTTTTTACAGACaataaaccaagaaaaaatatactgtacataagcCAAGAAGCTGAAAACACACTATTACCCTGtaatacacccctagccactctctttgctcctccaatgacctcctaataaCTTTCTCACTCGTAACCTCATCATATccatggctctaagacttttccagagctgccccaactctctggaatggtgttcCACGTCCcaatcggcttgctcctactattTTCTCccttaaaagagccctcaaaacctaTCCTTTCAAACTTGTCTACTCGTCTTCTTCCTGTCGCTTAAGCCCTAACTACTCACCCACTATTCTATATCCCCCATTCTGTTGTATGCTGCTTCTCTCACCTCCTAAAtcgtaagcttttctgggcagggtgctATCCTCTtcttctgtcactgtctgtgtctgtctgtcatttccaatccttatttaatgtacatcactgcataatatgttggcgctatataactactgtttgttattaataatattaatatcaataatattaccTACATGGTCCAATTGCCAAACAATTTTTTAACTGCCcaaaaggattgaaaacatttgccaaataatttcaagtttgctgaatcaccctggttctcccattatagtctatcttctccagtcttagagggttttactaaatcaggcccaatgactatggtagggacattacactGTGAGATCCTCAGAGAGACAGCAAGTGAAATTACTACAGACTGTACAGCGCtgaatattatgttggtgctacataaacacatgatgataataatattaaatagggtTATTCTAGAGATCTTCTATAGGAATGTCTGTAATCCATATTAGGATTCACCAGATTtctttcaaataaagaaaaaggatcTTGTTTTTAATCATGCAGCTGCATTTATGTGAAATCCCAATATTGTGTCAGCAACAAGTGGTGATGGAGAATATAATGGTACCTTACAACCAAACCATGTTGGACATTATCATATTGGAGGATTTAGCATATTATTGATCTTACCCAGAAAATGAATCCCATACAATAATGAGACTCTCTGGTCCACGGTCGGCTGTGGCAATCCATCTCCTGTCTTCACTTACACACATGCAGGAAATGCAACTACAGTGTCCCTGTAGAAGTACAGTGATGTCAGTAAATTAGTACCACTAAATGCTCATTTAGCACATATGTACAATCTGAAAAAGTAAGTTACATGCATCTCCTAGCCTTACATACAAGACtgctcagtgctcaacccaggaatttttttgagccgggtgggaagaaattttaggggggtgacagcccctgtattttgacccaactcttcagtagccacataaaaacagccaggtggttactgaaaagtgccgggtggtgcacccagctaaaaggggctgggagaacactTCTGCTAATTTACATACACAGAAGCAGCTCAGTTTGGAAGTGTGGCAGGCTGGTTGCCATTCTCCCATAGCATTTATCATTGCATTAGTAGATATCCCCACTGAAGCATTTGCATATCATTCAAGTAAAGGAGGAAATTGCCTATGACTTTTCACAAATTCTATATCTTTACACAGGAGCTTCTGGGATAAATTTATAAATTCTACAAACCTGATTTGCTAAATATCCATAAGATGTATGTTGTCCCCATTAAAAGGTGTCCTTGTTGGAATTTCCCTCATCCTTTGTTCTTAACAACTATAAAGGGTCTGTGTAcagagcagtgaatctgacattcactgaaacattccctagttgagaatctttcaggtctatgtgtttcagttGCAGTTATTGATTCCCCATCAGGAAATATTTGAGGTCatatcaaattcactgctttataaatgtaggGTTTTTCCTAACTCTCTGTTCTAGTGACAATGGTAAGCAGGACAGTAATAAGAGTGCATCTCTCCAGTAGTAACACTGACcgcaatgaaaacctgacaaaGCGTCATACCCTTCTCTAGTTCATTAAAAACTTTGAAGTTGGACTAAACCcaagagaaaaatataatatattgaatttttctAGTCCCTAGATGTGGTGGATGCATTTGCAGTGCTGGGGTCCCAGGTTCACATTTTGGCCAgggtctgcatggagtttgcatgttctttttgTGTTCACACAAGTTTCCTGTTTCTTCCACACTTTTAAAAACACAGGTAATTTGCACCCACAGAAATTGTCATAACCATGTGTGGAAGATAAGTAGAAAGACTAAAGTCAGATACTAGGTGCTGAGCATGATACAGAAGAGTGGCTATGGCTTGTGCGTGCCCCCAAGCGGagcccttttccttttttgtccttttttgggtgcaccagccagagctgcagaccacaggttggggaccgccgCAATAATCTTGCAATGTGTACCGGGGATGTATTTTAGCATTTACACTATGGATTGTTAGTTCTCTATAATTCAGTGAGATAGAAATGAAATCATTATAAAGAGACACAATGAAATGTAGCCATAGACATTGACTATACcttttatacagtttattatataaaaaggtattgAGTACAActgaacacatatttttaaaacaacagtGATGATTTAAAACAACAATCATTCATGAGAATATATTAGACTTCTAAATTATAGCTTCCTCTAGTTAaccaccttttttttaacaattaccgtaaataaagaacaaaacatttacagaaacaaataCAATTGTGTAGTTATGTTGTAAAAAGTGTCTAGTTATGGATCAGTAAGAGATACTAACATCTATTGTACAGGATATTTCTAACAGGACAAGCATAAggaatttacattatttacaggTGACCCATTTGCTTAGCAATACAGATGTAACTAGCGTTTCAAAAGGTTGCCATTATTTCTGTGAACTTCTCAGACGTTATGCCAGGCATATTCTCtcaatatttttgattgatataACACTTTAAATTGATGTGATGTACTATCCACTTGTTTCTTAACTAATCTGAAATATATCATTTTAGTTAAAGGGAAAGACGATTAGTAAATAAATGCGCGGAGATGTACTTTACAAAAGTGCATCAGTTGTGCAGACTAACTGCACCCAAAAGAGTTCTGTACACAGATTGCCCAGCAATGAGACCTATCTAAGTCATATGAACGGCTCTTCTCTAATCACAAGCAAGCTCTTTATGCACTCTTCAGAAAAACTCCACAATCCTTTGCTACCTGCACACCACAAGCCTGTCTCCTAGACTTGatgaacattaaaattaaaaatgattttttttttaattaagcctGAAAAAGCACATACATG contains:
- the LOC140321160 gene encoding cilia- and flagella-associated protein 251-like (The sequence of the model RefSeq protein was modified relative to this genomic sequence to represent the inferred CDS: added 199 bases not found in genome assembly) — protein: MCVSEDRRWIATADRGPESLIIVWDSFSGLLYLDFSTFEFTGFYLAAGFTDGSVHILDAVTLEDESKEIFKYARGSIIHICFSHDIRYLATADEDFTITVFQLTKQNGYASWEYLARNRSHYKPIQNIMFGIHLDSNEPRLVSLGKDRMLVEYNLMKSSKDNLVIESSDRIDQSAVPQCLVWYPPLTKENFILVANDEYKMKLYNTTTKMCRKTLLGPTFGSPIRKMEVFPSNDQYASKGYLAYITDDKVGLQILPIDGNPHKSMALICHPDGVANVV